From Salvia splendens isolate huo1 chromosome 3, SspV2, whole genome shotgun sequence, a single genomic window includes:
- the LOC121795297 gene encoding peptidyl-prolyl cis-trans isomerase CYP19-3-like: MIRMKNPKVFFDILIGRAKAGRVVMELLADTTPKTAENFRALCTGEKGIGSSGKPLHFKGSTFHRIIPNFMCQGGDFTRANGTGGESIYGAKFADENFTLKHKKPGLLSMANSGKNTNGSQFFITTAITSWLDGKHVVFGEVVDGYDVVKKMEKVGSDAGTPSSTVLIEDCGQIVEN, from the exons ATG ATCAGAATGAAGAATCCAAAGGTTTTCTTCGACATATTGATCGGGAGAGCGAAAGCTGGGCGCGTTGTGATGGAGCTCCTTGCCGACACCACTCCGAAAACCGCGGAGAATTTCCGAGCTCTGTGCACCGGCGAGAAAGGAATAGGATCTTCCGGGAAGCCACTGCATTTCAAAGGATCTACGTTCCATCGTATCATCCCTAATTTCATGTGTCAAGGCGGTGACTTCACTCGCGCCAACGGTACTGGCGGAGAATCCATTTATGGAGCCAAGTTTGCCGATGAGAATTTCACTCTAAAGCACAAGAAGCCAGGCCTATTGTCCATGGCAAATTCTGGTAAAAACACCAATGGTTCTCAATTCTTCATCACCACCGCCATTACCTCGTGGCTCGATGGGAAACACGTCGTCTTTGGGGAAGTTGTCGATGGTTACGACGTAGTCAAGAAGATGGAGAAGGTTGGCTCCGATGCCGGAACGCCCTCCTCTACGGTTTTGATTGAGGATTGTGGCCAGATTGTTGAAAATTAG
- the LOC121795295 gene encoding inositol phosphorylceramide glucuronosyltransferase 1-like isoform X1 encodes MMSSTWRLGFICWILTIGIDGALGSQNSEEAYVTLLYGDEFLLGIRVLGKSIRDSGSTKDMVALVSDGVSDYTKQLLQADGWMVKTISLLENPNQIRPTRFWGVYTKLKIFDMTDYKKVVYLDADTIVVKNIEDLFKCQKFCANLKHSERLNSGVMVVEPSEKVFKDMSSKINTMYSYTGGDQGFPNSYFPDFANARLFDPQASLEELKSSPIRKMERLSTIYNADVGLYMLANQWMVDEKELRVIHYTLGPLKPWDWWTHWLVKPVDVWQNTRIELEETLPGTGGGQNPNEDLLVKFLILLPLAFFVFCYCHSSLQTRPLIDHIRHLYYNFRSGGVLGYPSVTTSPISSNQQFPNAALGKLPTFLGAISVVVCFMATLVSLALSFSIVPRQVMPWTGLLLVYEWTFTVFFLLFGSYLYIIHQWGIYVAHQSSFLSHPESSEYDSGKGHVRQLSPCNVATWYYGLGMASFALAIPLLPCFLGITALFLRLGLMVAVGIVLASVMTCASQHLSMRAFLRGIEDRGRGNHPGPPSIFVPSASLHCTTNFVLS; translated from the exons ATGATGTCGAGTACGTGGAGATTAGGGTTTATTTGTTGGATATTAACTATTGGAATTGATGGAGCTTTAGGATCTCAGAATTCAGAAGAAGCATACGTCACGCTTCTCTACGGTGATGAATTCCTGCTCGGCATCCGAGTTTTGGGGAAGTCGATTCGGGACTCGGGTTCCACAAAAGATATGGTTGCGTTGGTCTCTGACGGAGTTTCCGATTATACTAAACAGCTGCTTCAG GCTGATGGTTGGATGGTGAAAACAATTAGTTTACTGGAAAATCCCAATCAAATACGCCCAACGAGGTTTTGGGGTGTCTATACGAAGCTTAAAATATTTGACATGACTGATTACAAAAAAG TGGTGTATCTTGATGCTGACACAATTGTAGTGAAGAACATTGAAGATCTTTTCAAGTGTCAAAAGTTTTGTGCCAACTTAAAGCATTCAGAAAGGTTGAATTCTGGAGTGATGGTGGTTGAACCATCAGAAAAAGTATTCAAGGACATGTCCAGCAAAATAAATACAATGTATTCTTACACTGGAG GTGACCAAGGATTTCCGAACTCATATTTCCCGGACTTTGCCAATGCACGCCTTTTTGACCCTCAGGCGTCTCTGGAGGAATTGAAGTCTAGTCCCATACGTAAAATGGAGAGACTTTCTACTATATACAACGCAGATGTTGGTCTTTACATGCTTGCTAACCAG TGGATGGTTGATGAGAAAGAACTCCGTGTTATTCATTACACACTTGGACCTCTTAAACCTTGGGACTGGTGGACTCATTGGCTTGTTAAACCTGTTGATGTCTGGCAG AATACTCGAATAGAGCTTGAAGAAACTCTTCCAGGAACTGGAGGGGGTCAAAATCCAAATGAAGATCTTTTAGTCAAATTTCTTATTCTGCTTCCACTTGCGTTCTTTGTTTTCTGTTATTGTCACTCATCCTTACAG ACACGACCACTGATTGATCATATCAGACACCTATATTATAACTTCAGATCTGGAGGAGTACTTGGTTACCCTTCTGTAACTACCTCCCCCATCAGCTCAAACCAACAG TTTCCAAACGCAGCTCTGGGCAAACTTCCTACTTTTCTGGGTGCAATATCGGTGGTTGTTTGCTTTATGGCCACTCTAGTTTCCCTTGCACTTTCATTTTCAATTGTGCCTCGACAAGTTATGCCATGGACTGGTTTGCTCCTTGTGTATGAATGGACATTCACAGTGTTCTTCTTATTGTTCGGAAGCTATCTTTACATAATCCATCAATGGGGAATATATGTGGCCCATCAATCATCTTTCCTCTCACATCCCGAATCTTCAGAATATGATTCTGGAAAAG GTCATGTGCGACAATTGTCACCTTGCAATGTTGCTACTTGGTATTATGGGTTAGGGATGGCATCTTTTGCCCTGGCAATTCCTCTGTTACCTTGTTTCCTTGGAATTACTGCTCTATTTTTGAG GTTAGGTTTGATGGTAGCAGTAGGCATTGTGTTGGCATCGGTTATGACATGTGCTTCACAACACCTTTCAATGAGAGCATTTCTGAGAGGCATTGAAGACAGGGGGAGGGGGAATCACCCCGGACCACCCTCTATTTTTGTTCCATCTGCTAGTCTGCACTGCACCACTAATTTTGTTCTAAGCTAA
- the LOC121795295 gene encoding inositol phosphorylceramide glucuronosyltransferase 1-like isoform X2, translating to MMSSTWRLGFICWILTIGIDGALGSQNSEEAYVTLLYGDEFLLGIRVLGKSIRDSGSTKDMVALVSDGVSDYTKQLLQADGWMVKTISLLENPNQIRPTRFWGVYTKLKIFDMTDYKKVVYLDADTIVVKNIEDLFKCQKFCANLKHSERLNSGVMVVEPSEKVFKDMSSKINTMYSYTGGDQGFPNSYFPDFANARLFDPQASLEELKSSPIRKMERLSTIYNADVGLYMLANQWMVDEKELRVIHYTLGPLKPWDWWTHWLVKPVDVWQNTRIELEETLPGTGGGQNPNEDLLVKFLILLPLAFFVFCYCHSSLQTRPLIDHIRHLYYNFRSGGVLGYPSVTTSPISSNQQFPNAALGKLPTFLGAISVVVCFMATLVSLALSFSIVPRQVMPWTGLLLVYEWTFTVFFLLFGSYLYIIHQWGIYVAHQSSFLSHPESSEYDSGKGHVRQLSPCNVATWYYGLGMASFALAIPLLPCFLGITALFLSDFVIQVRFDGSSRHCVGIGYDMCFTTPFNESISERH from the exons ATGATGTCGAGTACGTGGAGATTAGGGTTTATTTGTTGGATATTAACTATTGGAATTGATGGAGCTTTAGGATCTCAGAATTCAGAAGAAGCATACGTCACGCTTCTCTACGGTGATGAATTCCTGCTCGGCATCCGAGTTTTGGGGAAGTCGATTCGGGACTCGGGTTCCACAAAAGATATGGTTGCGTTGGTCTCTGACGGAGTTTCCGATTATACTAAACAGCTGCTTCAG GCTGATGGTTGGATGGTGAAAACAATTAGTTTACTGGAAAATCCCAATCAAATACGCCCAACGAGGTTTTGGGGTGTCTATACGAAGCTTAAAATATTTGACATGACTGATTACAAAAAAG TGGTGTATCTTGATGCTGACACAATTGTAGTGAAGAACATTGAAGATCTTTTCAAGTGTCAAAAGTTTTGTGCCAACTTAAAGCATTCAGAAAGGTTGAATTCTGGAGTGATGGTGGTTGAACCATCAGAAAAAGTATTCAAGGACATGTCCAGCAAAATAAATACAATGTATTCTTACACTGGAG GTGACCAAGGATTTCCGAACTCATATTTCCCGGACTTTGCCAATGCACGCCTTTTTGACCCTCAGGCGTCTCTGGAGGAATTGAAGTCTAGTCCCATACGTAAAATGGAGAGACTTTCTACTATATACAACGCAGATGTTGGTCTTTACATGCTTGCTAACCAG TGGATGGTTGATGAGAAAGAACTCCGTGTTATTCATTACACACTTGGACCTCTTAAACCTTGGGACTGGTGGACTCATTGGCTTGTTAAACCTGTTGATGTCTGGCAG AATACTCGAATAGAGCTTGAAGAAACTCTTCCAGGAACTGGAGGGGGTCAAAATCCAAATGAAGATCTTTTAGTCAAATTTCTTATTCTGCTTCCACTTGCGTTCTTTGTTTTCTGTTATTGTCACTCATCCTTACAG ACACGACCACTGATTGATCATATCAGACACCTATATTATAACTTCAGATCTGGAGGAGTACTTGGTTACCCTTCTGTAACTACCTCCCCCATCAGCTCAAACCAACAG TTTCCAAACGCAGCTCTGGGCAAACTTCCTACTTTTCTGGGTGCAATATCGGTGGTTGTTTGCTTTATGGCCACTCTAGTTTCCCTTGCACTTTCATTTTCAATTGTGCCTCGACAAGTTATGCCATGGACTGGTTTGCTCCTTGTGTATGAATGGACATTCACAGTGTTCTTCTTATTGTTCGGAAGCTATCTTTACATAATCCATCAATGGGGAATATATGTGGCCCATCAATCATCTTTCCTCTCACATCCCGAATCTTCAGAATATGATTCTGGAAAAG GTCATGTGCGACAATTGTCACCTTGCAATGTTGCTACTTGGTATTATGGGTTAGGGATGGCATCTTTTGCCCTGGCAATTCCTCTGTTACCTTGTTTCCTTGGAATTACTGCTCTATTTTTGAG TGATTTTGTAATACAGGTTAGGTTTGATGGTAGCAGTAGGCATTGTGTTGGCATCGGTTATGACATGTGCTTCACAACACCTTTCAATGAGAGCATTTCTGAGAGGCATTGA